A region of Bradyrhizobium sp. SZCCHNS1050 DNA encodes the following proteins:
- a CDS encoding hydrogenase-4 component E → MAHGLTFDVAHLLAGSLLLVSFLMITQHRLYALLNAFALQAVLLAMSVAWQAHVQSAPHLYVTAMIALVFKAVVVPVGLHRIIQRLGIHREIETVIGSGTTMLTGMGLVALSMTVMLKVTPAADPLAREDLAFALAVVLLGLLMMVSRRNAVSQVVGFMSLENGLVLAGTGARGMPLVVEISVAFSILIAFFVIGVFLFRIRERFDTVDVQALDRFRGERR, encoded by the coding sequence ATGGCGCACGGACTGACATTCGACGTCGCGCACCTGTTGGCGGGCAGCCTGTTGCTGGTCAGCTTCCTGATGATCACACAGCACCGGCTCTATGCCCTGCTCAACGCCTTTGCGCTACAGGCCGTGCTGCTCGCGATGTCGGTCGCCTGGCAGGCCCACGTCCAGAGCGCGCCGCATCTCTATGTCACCGCCATGATCGCGCTGGTCTTCAAGGCCGTGGTCGTGCCGGTCGGGCTGCATCGCATCATCCAGCGGCTCGGCATCCATCGCGAGATCGAAACCGTGATCGGCTCCGGAACGACCATGCTGACCGGCATGGGACTGGTCGCGCTCTCAATGACGGTCATGCTGAAGGTCACCCCCGCCGCCGATCCGCTCGCGCGCGAGGACCTCGCCTTCGCGCTGGCGGTCGTACTGCTCGGCCTGTTGATGATGGTGAGCCGGCGTAACGCCGTGAGCCAGGTGGTCGGCTTCATGTCGCTCGAAAACGGGCTGGTGCTCGCAGGCACCGGCGCGCGCGGCATGCCGCTGGTGGTCGAGATCAGCGTCGCCTTCTCGATCCTGATCGCCTTCTTCGTGATCGGCGTCTTCCTGTTCCGGATCCGCGAGCGCTTCGATACCGTCGATGTCCAGGCGCTGGATCGCTTTCGCGGAGAGCGCCGATGA